The Ipomoea triloba cultivar NCNSP0323 chromosome 4, ASM357664v1 DNA segment ctACGAGCTATAGCTTTTGATGCAGtgataagcgcttgatcctaacagagAGGGGTCGGGCGTTGTTACGTGCTGCAGTCGACAGAAGGCGAGATGGGAACGGACAGGGAGACGCCACAGTCCTGTGGGAGCGTCTGGGCGCGGTTGGTTTTGACCTTCAGCTTCTGGGCTGCAGTCTTGAGGCACCCACAGGCGGTCTGCTTGTCCGGCTTGGATGATGCAGCACCCGCAAGGCTCTTGACTCCACCACAGCAATCCCCCGGGGGCGACGGCCCCCCACTGCC contains these protein-coding regions:
- the LOC116016268 gene encoding non-specific lipid-transfer protein 4-like, yielding MRPSNQTLALCVVLFLVAAPVSQATVTCGSVLSTLKPCISYLQGSGGPSPPGDCCGGVKSLAGAASSKPDKQTACGCLKTAAQKLKVKTNRAQTLPQDCGVSLSVPISPSVDCSTIS